One window of the Phalacrocorax aristotelis chromosome 27, bGulAri2.1, whole genome shotgun sequence genome contains the following:
- the LOC142048779 gene encoding ubiquitin carboxyl-terminal hydrolase 42-like, with product MATTGNDSFIAEGVAPPQRILFPPEKIHMAWQQRQRVGAGLYNLGNTCFLNSVLQCLTYTPPLANYLLSREHSQSCRQQGFCMMCTMEEHVNIVLRSSARAIRPRAVVSVLTLTCLSCQAVSDSYEPFLDVPLDIQEPSSVAEALEGFVRPELLGGENGYRCSKCEELVAASKRLTIHCSSNILTVCLKRFDPFSGSKISKDVEYPEYLDLGAYTSEAPGEPLLYSLYAVLVHEGSSCQAGHYYCFVKGSNGQWYKVNDASVRLCDIKTVLRQRAYLLFYARRA from the exons ATGGCCACAACGGGGAACGACTCCT TCATTGCCGAGGGAGTGGCTCCTCCACAAAGGATCCTGTTTCCCCCAGAGAAGATTCACATGGCCTGGCAGCAACGACAGAGAGTTGGAGCAGGGCTCTACAACCTGGGCAACACATGCTTCCTCAACTCCGTCCTGCAGTGCCTGACGTACACACCCCCTCTGGCCAACTACCTGCTCTCTCGGGAGCACAGCCAGTCGT gTCGTCAGCAAGGCTTCTGCATGATGTGCACAATGGAAGAGCACGTTAACATCGTCCTGCGTTCCTCAGCCAGAGCCATCCGGCCTAGGGCTGTCGTCAGTGTTCTGACAC TCACGTGCTTGAGCTGCCAAGCAGTCTCCGATTCCTACGAGCCCTTCCTGGATGTTCCTTTGGATATCCAG GAACCCTCCTCTGTCGCTGAAGCTCTGGAAGGCTTTGTCAGGCCTGAGCTGCTGGGTGGTGAAAATGGCTACAGATGTAGCAA GTGTGAAGAGCTGGTCGCTGCGTCCAAGAGGCTTACGATACACTGTTCCTCCAACATCCTGACAGTGTGCTTGAAGAGATTTGATCCTTTCTCTGGCAGCAAGATTAGCAAG GATGTGGAGTATCCGGAATATTTGGACCTTGGCGCATACACATCTGAAGCGCCTGGAGAACCGCTGCTCTATTCCTTGTACGCTGTCCTGGTGCATGAAGGTTCCAGCTGTCAGGCAGGACACTATTACTGCTTCGTAAAG GGCAGCAATGGACAGTGGTACAAGGTGAACGATGCCTCTGTGCGCCTGTGTGACATCAAGACGGTTCTGCGCCAGCGCGCGTATTTGCTCTTCTATGCCAG GAGAGCATGA
- the LOC142048780 gene encoding ubiquitin carboxyl-terminal hydrolase 42-like — MATTGNDSFIAEGVAPPQRILFPPEKIHMAWQQRQRVGAGLYNLGNTCFLNSVLQCLTYTPPLANYLLSREHSQSCRQQGFCMMCTMEEHVNIVLRSSARAIQPRAVVSVLTRIGEHFQLGVQEDAHEFLRYTVDAMQRACLSGSSK, encoded by the exons ATGGCCACAACGGGGAACGACTCCT TCATTGCCGAGGGAGTGGCTCCTCCACAAAGGATCCTGTTTCCCCCAGAGAAGATTCACATGGCCTGGCAGCAACGACAGAGAGTTGGAGCAGGGCTCTACAACCTGGGCAACACATGCTTCCTCAACTCCGTCCTGCAGTGCCTGACGTACACACCCCCTCTGGCCAACTACCTGCTCTCTCGGGAGCACAGCCAGTCGT gTCGTCAGCAAGGCTTCTGCATGATGTGCACAATGGAAGAGCACGTTAACATCGTCCTGCGTTCCTCAGCCAGAGCCATCCAGCCTAGGGCTGTCGTCAGTGTTCTGACAC GCATAGGAGAACATTTCCAGCTTGGCGTGCAGGAGGACGCCCACGAGTTCTTACGCTACACTGTCGATGCCATGCAGAGGGCTTGTCTGAGCGGAAGCAGCAAGTAG